Proteins encoded together in one Pseudomonas sp. ADAK13 window:
- a CDS encoding YceK/YidQ family lipoprotein yields the protein MNPAKNLLLAAIVLSVSGCGTINTVFRPDAVASQNLKESRSYCENVPRIYSGVIYGFCTLNGAPDTTKEHTRDASGSLPIFAAELVASGLLDTLVLPYTVYRQNRDGSIEIFR from the coding sequence ATGAATCCTGCAAAGAATCTACTGCTCGCCGCTATTGTCCTTTCGGTCAGCGGTTGCGGCACCATCAACACGGTGTTTCGCCCAGACGCCGTCGCCAGCCAGAACCTCAAGGAATCGCGCAGTTATTGTGAAAACGTGCCGCGTATCTACAGCGGGGTGATCTACGGTTTTTGCACATTGAACGGCGCACCCGACACCACCAAAGAGCACACGCGCGATGCCTCCGGCTCCTTGCCGATCTTCGCTGCGGAGCTTGTGGCCTCCGGCTTGCTCGACACCCTCGTGCTGCCCTACACGGTCTACCGCCAGAACAGGGACGGCAGCATCGAGATTTTCCGCTAG